The following are encoded in a window of Castanea sativa cultivar Marrone di Chiusa Pesio chromosome 5, ASM4071231v1 genomic DNA:
- the LOC142635802 gene encoding uncharacterized protein LOC142635802 yields MGYSLTARLSEKYCSDLGIKNRYSTLAYRQSNGQAKATNKAIVTGLNKRLEGAKGRWANELPNVLWAYHTMPRMFIGVTPFSMTYEAEAMIPMKIGLYSIVVLDFTLKNNDTILAKPLDLLEVRREMALIRLANYKQKLAQRYDQGVIPREFFAGDLVLRKVVGSMKDLSLEGWL; encoded by the coding sequence ATGGGATACAgtttgacagcaaggctttcTGAAAAATATTGCAGTGACCTTGGGATCAAAAACCGATACTCCACCCTTGCGTATCGTCAAAGCAATGGGCAAGCAAAGGCAACAAATAAAGCGATAGTTACTGGGCTTAATAAGAGATTAGAAGGGGCTAAAGGTAGATGGGCTAATGAGCTCCCTAATGTGTTGTGGGCTTACCACACAATGCCCAGAATGTTTATAGGAGTAACGcctttttcaatgacttatgaaGCCGAGGCAATGATCCCCATGAAAATAGGATTATATAGTATTGTTGTCTTAGATTTCACCCTGAAGAATAATGACACCATCTTGGCTAAGCCGCTGGACCTCTTGGAAGTGCGACGAGAGATGGCTTTGATCAGACTTGCgaattacaaacaaaaattGGCTCAGAGATATGACCAAGGTGTAATACCAAGAGAGTTCTTTGCAGGGGATTTAGTACTGCGAAAGGTGGTGGGAAGTATGaaggatttaagtttagaagGCTGGCTCTGA